A DNA window from Elephas maximus indicus isolate mEleMax1 chromosome 17, mEleMax1 primary haplotype, whole genome shotgun sequence contains the following coding sequences:
- the CHAMP1 gene encoding chromosome alignment-maintaining phosphoprotein 1 yields MEVFQELRKPSARLECDHCNFRGSDYENVQIHMGTIHPEFCDEMDAGGLGKMIFYQKSAKLFHCHKCFFTSKMYSNVYYHITSKHAAPEKWNDKPKHQLNKEIDLGKSPPLPEQQKIPSNSAELKPVPVLSVETQKLGPESPKPTPVTPLEPQKPDPVVSSEPQTPSLTSSEPPKPASVSSPELPNPVPVVSESQKPVPVPSPEPQKLAPVSTEAVKTALINTKSQKHSHFPETLGPPSASSPESPVLAASPEPWGPSPTASPESRKSAQTVSPEPRKPSPSESPESWKSFPAVSSEPRRPAPAVSPGSWKAGPPGSPRPWKSSPSASSGPWKPAKPAPSVSPGPWKPIPSVSGPWKPTPSVSPSSWKSSSVSPSSWKSPPASPESWKSGPPELRKTTPTLSPEHWKAVPPVSSELRKTGPPLSPEIRKPGPPLSPEIRSPAGSPELRKPSGSPELWKISPDQRKTSPASLDFPDSQKSSRGSSPDLWKSSFFIEPQKPPVFPETRKAGPSGPSESPKAASEIWKPVLSMDAETRKPALFSEPAKTAPAASPEPRKRALFPEPRKHALFPELPKSAIFSESQKALELGDELQVDAIDDQKCDILAHEELLATPKRLLEDALFPCSKKLKKDNQENSDAELSSSEYLKTDLDAIDIKGQESSSDQEQVDVESLDFSKENKMDITSPEQSKNVLQFTEEKEAFISEEEIAKYMKRGKGKYYCKICCCRAMKKGAVLHHLVNKHNVHSPYKCTICGKAFLLESLLKNHVAAHGQSLLKCPRCNFESNFPRGFKKHLTHCQSRHNEEANKKLMEAVEPPLEEQQI; encoded by the coding sequence atggAAGTATTCCAGGAGCTTCGTAAGCCATCAGCACGTTTGGAGTGTGACCACTGCAATTTCAGGGGCTCAGATTATGAAAATGTACAAATCCATATGGGTACCATCCATCCCGAATTTTGTGATGAAATGGATGCTGGTGGCTTAGGTAAAATGATTTTTTACCAGAAAAGTGCAAAGCTGTTTCACTGCCATAAGTGCTTCTTCACCAGCAAGATGTACTCCAATGTGTATTATCATATCACGTCCAAACACGCAGCCCCTGAGAAATGGAATGATAAACCAAAACATCAGCTGAACAAAGAAATAGATCTTGGAAAAAGCCCTCCTCTTCCTGAGCAACAGAAAATACCCTCTAATTCAGCAGAACTGAAACCTGTACCCGTCCTTTCTGTAGAAACTCAGAAACTTGGCCCAGAATCCCCAAAGCCTACTCCTGTTACTCCCCTGGAGCCTCAGAAACCTGACCCTGTTGTTTCTTCTGAGCCACAGACACCTTCCCTTACTTCTTCTGAGCCTCCAAAACCCGCTTCTGTTTCTTCACCTGAACTTCCAAACCCAGTTCCTGTTGTTTCTGAATCTCAGAAACCTGTCCCCGTTCCTTCTCCAGAACCACAGAAACTTGCCCCTGTGTCTACTGAAGCAGTAAAGACTGCTCTTATTAATACCAAGTCCCAGAAACATTCTCATTTCCCAGAAACACTGGGGCCACCTTCAGCTTCATCTCCAGAGTCACCAGTTCTAGCTGCTTCCCCTGAACCTTGGGGTCCATCCCCTACTGCATCTCCAGAATCTCGGAAATCAGCCCAGACTGTCTCCCCTGAGCCCAGGAAGCCATCCCCATCTGAGTCTCCTGAATCTTGGAAGTCATTTCCTGCTGTCTCCTCGGAACCTAGGAGACCAGCCCCAGCTGTGTCACCTGGTTCTTGGAAGGCAGGGCCACCCGGGTCTCCTAGACCTTGGAAATCTAGTCCGTCAGCATCATCAGGACCTTGGAAACCAGCTAAGCCTGCTCCATCTGTGTCGCCTGGACCTTGGAAACCAATTCCTTCTGTATCTGGACCTTGGAAACCAACTCCGTCTGTGTCCCCTTCATCCTGGAAATCTTCATCGGTGTCTCCTAGTTCCTGGAAATCTCCTCCTGCATCCCCTGAATCATGGAAGTCTGGCCCACCAGAACTCCGAAAGACAACTCCCACCTTGTCACCTGAACATTGGAAGGCAGTTCCCCCAGTGTCTTCTGAGCTCCGTAAAACAGGACCTCCCTTGTCTCCTGAGATTCGCAAACCAGGCCCACCACTATCTCCAGAGATCCGTAGCCCGGCAGGATCTCCAGAGCTCAGAAAACCCTCAGGGTCACCCGAGCTTTGGAAGATTTCTCCTGATCAACGGAAAACTTCTCCTGCCTCTCTTGATTTCCCTGACTCCCAGAAAAGCTCCCGTGGTAGTTCTCCTGATCTCTGgaagtcttccttttttattgagcCTCAAAAACCTCCTGTCTTCCCTGAAACCCGGAAAGCAGGTCCTTCAGGGCCATCTGAATCCCCTAAAGCAGCCTCCGAGATCTGGAAACCTGTCCTTTCTATGGATGCCGAGACTAGGAAACCTGCCCTTTTTTCTGAGCCTGCCAAAACAGCCCCGGCTGCTTCCCCTGAACCAAGGAAGCGTGCTCTTTTCCCCGAGCCCAGGAAACATGCCCTTTTCCCCGAGCTTCCTAAATCTGCTATATTCTCAGAATCTCAGAAGGCACTTGAACTTGGTGATGAACTGCAGGTAGATGCCATAGATGATCAAAAATGTGATATTTTGGCTCACGAAGAACTTCTAGCTACACCCAAGAGACTTTTAGAAGATGCCTTATTTCCTTGCTCAAAGAAGCTTAAGAAAGACAACCAAGAGAACTCAGATGCCGAGCTTAGTAGTAGTGAGTATCTCAAGACAGATTTGGATGCGATAGATATTAAGGGCCAGGAATCAAGCAGTGATCAAGAGCAGGTTGATGTGGAATCTCTTGATTTTAGTAAAGAGAACAAAATGGATATAACTAGTCCAGAGCAGTCTAAAAATGTGCTTCagtttactgaagaaaaagaagcttttatctctgaagaggaGATAGCAAAGTACATGAAGCGTGGAAAAGGAAAGTATTATTGTAAAATTTGTTGCTGTCGTGCTATGAAAAAAGGTGCTGTTTTGCATCATTTGGTTAATAAGCATAATGTTCACAGCCCTTACAAATGCACAATTTGTGGAAAGGCTTTTCTTTTGGAATCTCTCCTTAAGAATCATGTTGCCGCCCATGGGCAAAGTTTACTTAAATGTCCGCGTTGTAATTTTGAGTCAAATTTCCCAAGAGGCTTTAAGAAACATTTAACTCATTGTCAAAGCCGGCACAATGAAGAGGCAAATAAAAAGCTAATGGAGGCTGTCGAACCACCCCTGGAGGAGCAGCAAATTTAA